The following are encoded in a window of Oceanivirga salmonicida genomic DNA:
- a CDS encoding cell division protein SepF has protein sequence MAINLDKFFKNEEVSVESEPIVAGGFGLRIIRPNSFGMETRKIIELIKKGNIVAFNLENLSSEDGQRSFDFINGATIILGGRIEKITDKVFASVPAGVSVESLETNEVENTEE, from the coding sequence ATGGCAATAAATTTAGATAAATTTTTCAAAAATGAAGAAGTTAGTGTAGAAAGTGAACCAATTGTTGCAGGAGGTTTTGGATTAAGAATAATTAGACCTAATAGTTTTGGAATGGAAACTAGAAAGATAATTGAATTAATAAAAAAAGGAAATATAGTAGCATTTAATCTTGAAAATTTATCAAGTGAAGATGGACAAAGAAGTTTTGATTTCATAAATGGAGCAACTATTATATTAGGTGGAAGAATTGAAAAAATTACTGATAAAGTTTTTGCGTCAGTTCCAGCTGGTGTAAGTGTTGAAAGCCTTGAAACTAATGAAGTAGAAAATACAGAAGAATAA